A genomic stretch from Neodiprion fabricii isolate iyNeoFabr1 chromosome 3, iyNeoFabr1.1, whole genome shotgun sequence includes:
- the LOC124178624 gene encoding uncharacterized protein LOC124178624 has protein sequence MGTLDEYEHKNALAQIVQDTIRPIYEDLTADDLLEWCEGGFTQNNNESVNSVIWSMAPKTNSSGANIVQIATYIATSTFNDGYKSILPMMNVLNLTVRDRSYSYCTTVDDERCATADTGAQNGSKEARIARRDSQKRVQTLNQLPKKSSMVQGSLIEDVP, from the exons ATGGGTACTTTAGACGAATATGAGCATAAGAATGCACTAGCTCAAATAGTCCAAGATACCATTCGACCTATTTATGAGGACCTCACTGCAGATGATTTGTTAGAATGGTGCGAAGGAGGCTTCACGcagaataataatgaaagcGTCAACTCCGTCATCTGGTCAATGGCTCCAAAAACGAATTCCAGCGGTGCAAATATCGTCCAAATTGCCACGTACATTGCTACCAGTACTTTCAACGATGGGTATAAGAGTATTCTTCCGATGATGAATGTTTTAAACTTAACAGTCCGAGATCGCAGCTACAGTTATTGCACTACAGTAGACGATGAGCGCTGCGCTACAGCAGACACTGGCGCTCAAAATGGTTCTAAGGAAGCAAGAATAGCACGAAGGGATAGTCAAAAAAGGGTCCAGACTCTTAATCAGCTACCGAAGAAGTCGTCTATGGTCCAGGGATCGCTGATTGAAG atgtACCATAA